DNA from Pelodiscus sinensis isolate JC-2024 chromosome 1, ASM4963464v1, whole genome shotgun sequence:
TGGGCGTGTGGgtttccagccccctcctgtcaATTCCTCTTGTTAGTATCCCAGGGTTTGCACCTCcgcagctccccctcctcccctccgcaGCTGGTTTCACTGAAACAAGACTCATCACGTCTGGCCAGGATCCCTTCTCAAGATTTTAAAACATACGTCATAAAAGCCCCAAGGAGATTTCCCTTCCAGCCAGCTCATCGTCCGCAGCGAGAACATGCCAGCCTGAGAAAGTTACATGGCGTTAACGCTCTGAAATCTCCGTGTTCCCGCACCCAGGAGATTTATTCTGAATTCGCATCGGGGTAGCACCCGGGAGCCACAATCTGTGACCTGAGCCCTGCCGCGCTTGGAGCTGTACAAACACGCTCTCCAACTGGCACTGCCCCGTTGGCAGCCGGCGCTGGCTCCGAATCAAGCTGCCCGCAGGCCGAACAGCAAGAGCCGTGACTGTAGGAGGGAAACAGACCGGCATTCTGCGTAGACCATCATCATCCCCTAGCAgagccagggaaactgaggcacgccgtGACTTGCCCCAGCTCCCCGAGCCAGGCCACAACCGAGCTAGGCTAAGGACCCTGCTCTGTTAACGCCTAGTCCTACCACCTAACCGTGGTACAGCCGCTGCTGCAGGGAGCATCCCTGCTCTGAGACCACAGCTGTGTTCTGGGTAGCCCTGGGTTTGACAACCAATATGAATTCCTGGCTGGTGTTACATGACAGAGACAGCTGGAGGCGGGGGTTGTCCCGCAGAAATCTGAGCCCTAAGTCTGTGGGGGGGAATAAAAGGGGGGCAAGGGGAACCTACTATATTCTCCTTGACATCACCAATGGACTCTCTTCTGTCTAGATCTCGGTATCTAGGCAAGAAATCCTCTCCCGATGGTCAAATAAAGGGTCCATGGTGACATTCTCTTTCCCTGTGATGCGGCTGAGCTCCCGGGCACTGTGTAGCGAGAGAGACACATGGCCAGGCAGATCACTGAAAATATTGTAGTTCCTCTGCAATATTTCCACACGCCCCTCCGCAGATACGTCTGCCCCTGCTCTTCGCCTCTTGTGCCCTGCAGGCAATGCTGCCATTACTCCTGCTTGCAGCACAAGCTTTGATCCTCCCTCTGACTTCACCGGGGCGTGCAAGCCGGCTCCAGGCTCTCAGGTGATGCAGAGGGTGTGGAAGCTGCCATTCCAGTGCGCAACTCAGGCTGAACGCACACCAGAAGCCATTCCCTGCCCGTGCCCACGCGCTGGTCAGACGTGCCGAAGCAAGGCACACCGACCGTGTATCGCTCCGGCGGTTGTGCGACACGGCAGCTTGGAAGGCGCCGGCATGGCCGAGTCGCTGACGGAGGAGCAGATCGCGGAGTTCAAAGAAGCCTTCTCGCTCTTTGACAAGGACGGGGACGGGTCCATCACCACCAGCGAGCTGGGGACTGTCATGCGGTCGCTGGGGCAGAACCCCACCGAGGCCGAGCTGCAAAACATGATCGGCGAGCTGGACACTGACGGCAGCGGCACCATTGACTTCTCGGAGTTCCTGTCCATGATGGCGAGGAAGATGCGGGACACGGACAGCGAGGAGGAGATCCGGGAAGCCTTCCGGGTGTTCGACAAGGACAAGAACGGCTACATCAGCGCGGCCGAGCTCCGGCACGTCATGACCAACCTGGGCGAGAAGCTGACGGACGAGGAGGTGGATGAGATGATCCAAGAGGCCGACCGCAACGGCGACGGGCAAGTCAACTACGAGGAGTTTGTGCGGATGATGACGGAGAAGTGacggcagggccgggcctggcgCCGCGAGGTTTCACTTTCGCTGGCTTCCTGGCGTCGGAACCCGCCGGTCGCTGGGCCTCTCCCTCGTGCCTGTCTCTGCTGCTCGGATGGGTTCGTTATTCCCTTGCTTTATGCTAACTCCCGGCTGCGCCTCACCCTGTGTGTTCGCTTTGCCCCGTGGCTCACCTCTGGCCGCGCGGCGGGTTTATGCCTGTGGCAATGAGGTTTCCTTTAGAAACAGGTGGCCCGGTGGCTTCGGAGTCTACGTGTGCTCAGGACAGTCAGCAAAGGGGGCCCACTAAGCGAGTCGATCCAGCCCacggccgccctgcccctcccctggccccagaCCAATCGAGATCTGGGAACAGGTGAGTGCAtgccccccggctgcccccccccccccggctgccaggGGCATGTAGTGCCTAAAgcgaaccaccagctgttccgaacacctggtggttctctctaggtgccgGGGGGCAgcgggcaaagacttcatgtgctccgccctgccccctggtcaATCAGGGTTTGTGGGTGAGGGGAGCATGgaggtgtcctggccccgccccttccatctgaggccccgccccttctggggtggcctggggccacttcaaaaatttgtcaagTGGCTCCCCCCTCTAAAATGATTGTCCACCCCGGTCTATGTGCCTGCAGCTGCATGTTCATCATTAGCAAAGAAGAAGGGCCAAGCTACAGATCTTGTGTCTTGTTCTGggacttctccccccccccagaatccTGCGACCCCCGTCGGGTTGCACCCGCCGGTGCCTGCCTCGGGGGAGTTTCGGTGGGATCGCGGCGGGGGCCTCTCCGAGGTTGCCTTTGTGCGGTGGGTCCCGCAGGGCTGGCTGCGGAGTCCCCGTGCGGAGGCCGACCTCCGCTCAAATTCGGACGCTGGACGTCAGCACCCGTGGGCAAGGACTCCCCCTGCGGTGCCCAGATCCCTGAAATGACTTCCTGCGTTACACACTGGGGACTGGCTGGAGGAGATCTGTGGACACTTCCCCCAGGAACGTGTGGCCAGCCGGGGAAGATGCCGTGCCCAAACCTTCGTCCAGCTGGCACGGCTGGGCAACCCGGAAAGGCGGGCAGAGGAGACGGATGAGCGAGATGTTTCTTTTCGGCTAGTGGTTATT
Protein-coding regions in this window:
- the CALML3 gene encoding calmodulin-like protein 3, which encodes MQRVWKLPFQCATQAERTPEAIPCPCPRAGQTCRSKAHRPCIAPAVVRHGSLEGAGMAESLTEEQIAEFKEAFSLFDKDGDGSITTSELGTVMRSLGQNPTEAELQNMIGELDTDGSGTIDFSEFLSMMARKMRDTDSEEEIREAFRVFDKDKNGYISAAELRHVMTNLGEKLTDEEVDEMIQEADRNGDGQVNYEEFVRMMTEK